In Miscanthus floridulus cultivar M001 chromosome 5, ASM1932011v1, whole genome shotgun sequence, one genomic interval encodes:
- the LOC136453579 gene encoding GABA transporter 1-like — translation MGMGAVAATREDEEAKKMEAGDDTVGQKLDAGALFVLQSKGSWLHCGYHLTTSIVAPALLSLPFAFAALGWAAGIICLVIGAAVTFYSYNLISLVLEHHAAQGRRQLRFRDMATDILGPGWGKYYIGPIQFLVCFGAVIGCTLLAGQSLKAIYLLASPGGTIKLYVFVAIFGVFMMILAQLPSFHSLRHVNLISLLLCLAYSFCAVAGSIYLGNSDKAPPKDYSISGDAQNRVFGVFNAIAIIATTYGNGIIPEIQATVAAPVTGKMFRGLCLCYAVVVTTFFSVAISGYWAVGNQAQSTLLSNFMVDGAAVIPKGLLLVTQLFTLLQLSAVGVVYLQPTNEVLEGLFSDAKLGQYAPRNVVPRLVSRTVAVALATTVAAMLPFFGDLNSLIGAFGFLPLDFAVPALFYNVTFKPSKKGIVFWLNTTIAVVFSGLAVIASVAAVRQIALDAKTYKLFANV, via the exons ATGGGGATGGGAGCTGTGGCTGCGACCCGGGAGGATGAGGAGGCGAAGAAGATGGAGGCCGGCGACGACACCGTCGGCCAGAAGCTCGACGCCGGCGCGCTCTTCGTGCTCCAGTCCAAAG GTTCGTGGCTGCACTGCGGGTACCACCTGACGACGTCGATCGTGGCCCCGGCGCTGCTGAGCCTGCCGTTCGCGTTCGCGGCGCTGGGGTGGGCGGCGGGGATCATCTGTCTCGTCATCGGCGCGGCCGTCACCTTCTACTCCTACAACCTCATCTCCCTCGTCCTGGAGCACCACGCGGCGCAGGGCCGCCGACAGCTCCGCTTCAGGGACATGGCCACGGACATACTAG GTCCTGGATGGGGAAAATACTACATTGGACCGATCCAGTTCCTGGTGTGTTTCGGAGCAGTCATCGGGTGCACTCTCCTGGCCGGACAGAGCCTGAAG GCAATATACCTGCTGGCCAGCCCCGGCGGCACGATCAAGCTGTACGTGTTCGTAGCCATCTTCGGCGTCTTCATGATGATCCTGGCGCAGCTGCCGTCTTTCCATTCGCTCCGGCACGTCAACCTCATCTCCCTCCTGCTCTGCCTCGCCTACAGCTTCTGCGCCGTCGCCGGCTCCATATACCTAG GAAACTCCGATAAGGCACCGCCCAAGGACTACTCCATCTCAGGTGACGCCCAGAACCGTGTGTTCGGCGTCTTCAACGCCATCGCCATCATCGCCACCACGTATGGCAACGGCATCATCCCTGAGATACAG GCAACCGTGGCGGCGCCGGTGACGGGGAAGATGTTCCGGGGGCTGTGCCTGTGCTACGCGGTGGTGGTGACGACCTTCTTCAGCGTGGCCATCTCGGGGTACTGGGCGGTCGGCAACCAGGCGCAGAGCACCCTGCTGAGCAACTTCATGGTGGACGGCGCGGCCGTGATCCCCAAGGGGCTCCTCCTCGTCACCCAGCTCTTCACGCTGCTGCAGCTCTCGGCGGTGGGCGTGGTGTACCTGCAGCCCACCAACGAGGTCCTGGAGGGCCTCTTCTCGGACGCCAAGCTGGGGCAGTACGCGCCGCGGAACGTGGTGCCGCGGCTCGTGTCGCGCACGGTGGCCGTCGCGCTGGCCACCACCGTCGCGGCCATGCTGCCCTTCTTCGGGGACCTGAACTCGCTCATCGGCGCATTCGGCTTCCTGCCGCTCGACTTCGCCGTTCCAGCGCTGTTCTACAACGTCACGTTCAAGCCGTCCAAGAAGGGGATCGTGTTCTGGCTCAACACGACTATCGCCGTCGTCTTCTCGGGGCTCGCCGTGATCGCGTCCGTCGCGGCGGTGCGGCAGATTGCCTTGGACGCCAAAACTTACAAGCTTTTCGCCAACGTGTGA